TTCAGCATAAGATATGAGTTTGGCAGCTTCTTTTTCAGCTCTTGTTTCAGCTTCCCTTAATGATTCACACCCTTTTGTCACCCCTACAAACCACAGACACCGAAGAAGAACAAGCCATATAGCAGGACTCATTTTTAACCAGCTTGGAATAAAATAAGGCACTGGCAATTCAACTTCTCGAAAAAGCGATTCATTCCTTTTATTACTATCAGGCTTCAAGAGGGTTGCGGAATCGATTGCTCTTTTTAAATTACTCGTAACGATGAAAGAAGACATGGTGATTGCCTTGATTGTGTCAGACGGAAATATCTCTGTTTCCCTAACACCACTTTGATTGTAAGTATTGATCCACCGACTCAATTGCGCCTTCGTTGCGGGGCTATCATCACGATGATGTGATTCCCCATGCCTGATTAATGCAATTCTCATTTTTCTCTCCTTAATTGATAGATCACTAGCTTACGGTAAGGGACTTAAGTGTTCATGAATTAATTTCCAAGCGCCGTTTTCATCTACAACAAACACATTTGTTGCCCGACCGCTTCCAGTGACAAAACGCCCTTCCACATACCCTTGATACTTATATGTATACGTACATACCGCTGTTGTATTTGTTGCTGTGAGCCACGTCACGTCTACCGCTTCATATACCTCATCTTTTACTTTCTCCCACGCTTGTTCAAAATAATGTTGTATAGCATCATGTGTCGCACACGTTTCATCCGTAAACCAATACAATGCCTCAGGATGTAAGACGTGAGCAACCTTTTCAAATTGATGTGAGTTTGTTGCTTCAATATAAGTCTTTAACCCAGATTGATAAGTCATTGGTGCCTCCTAGCAGATTTTTCATTACTTTTATTAATAGTTTTTGCTTTTCTATCAATAATATTTCCGATATTTTATCACTCTCCTTACTCAACCAATTCATATAAAAACATTTGAATACTGTGATTTGATACTCGATTTTTCGACAAAAGTCATATCTAGCAACCACTTTTGATCAAAAATTTTCTATACTTCTTCCTAAGGTGATTACACCCATGAATCATTACACCTTTCATTACCTGCTAATTTAACTTCACGCTGGTGTCGAAGCCTCTATAAAGTCACGTTCACACCCAAAGTTCTTTGCTTTGGAAATATATTCAGAAAACAACTGATATCACATTCTTTCCAATCTATTCGTGACATCTTTCTAACTATACCTTATAAAAATAACCATTAAGTTCCTAGATCATAGTATATTTTAACATAGGTCTTAATACCTCCAAATAATAAACTATTAGACCATCACACAACAAAATAGCGTCTTCTTTAGTAAAAGATAATCATATGTACTTATTTATCCTTAAGCTGTTTTAATTTAATATTATTAATTGTGTTTCTAAAATAACTCAAAGTATTAGTTACTTAAAGTTTATTGACAAGCTCAGGATATTTCACAAAAGATAAAATGTCACTACTATACAGCTCATAAAAAGCCTACTCTTATTTTAATTATGGTTGTGAAAATCTCAAATAACATTCGAAGTAATATTAGAAAGCGACTGATTTTATATGGCAGAAATCGATTTTTTTAACATACTATCTTTAACTTTATTCGCTTTAGCGTTGTACTATTTTACTCACCTTTTCAATCATACGTCTAACAAGAACTATTTATTTTTAATTGCTATTGCTATAATAACTGTCCTTGGCTACTTTAATGTAATGAATCTCTATATTTTAAATATTTCAGCCTGTATTATTGCATTTGGGGGCTTTTTATTTGAAAAGCGTCGTATTTGGCTTTATCTTGCTTTTTGCTACCTTTCTTATACAATATTTCTTTATTTTCACTCGCTAACATGGTATGACGTTTTTTATTATGTCAGCCTCGTTATTAAGATAATCAAAATCTTTTTTGTGATTAGATTATTAAATGAGCTTTATAAGGAACCGCTCCCACATAAACAAATTATTCGACAAAGAAATAAATTCGAACGCATGTCAAATAAGTCCAAAATCACTTATTTAAATCGATTATTGAAAGATACTCCCGAACGCGGAAACTATCTTGTCCGAGCCAATGTTTATAAAGCTATGGGTAACTATACAGCAGCTGAAGCCGATTATCGCCAAGTTATCGACTTATCACCAAGTCACTTTTCCGGATATTTCAATATTGCTTTATTATATATGGACCAAAAGGACTACAATGAAGCGATAGTACAATTTAACAAAGCGCTTGAATTGGCTAAAGGTAATGATAAAGCAAGGATTTATTTCAATAAAGCCATGTCTTACTATCATCTCGGAAACTATCAAAAAGCCTTACAAGATATTAAAAAAAGTCAAAAGAAATTTCCCGGGGATGTGGATATTTTTATACTTCGGGCCCGTCTTTTTCTTGCTATGGGTCATCTTCACAAAGCCTTAACTGAAGCAAGAACAGCTCTCACTAAAATTCAACAATACGAACTTGATAATAAAGAGGAAATCAAAGCTAAAACGCTAGTATTGTACGCTGAACTCCTTGCCAAGCAAGATAAAAAAACATCCACTAATAAATCTGATAAAAAAATTATTAAAATGATAACTGAAGCACGACAGCTTGGCTTTTCAGAAGAAAAACTGAAAGATATTTATCATTTAAAACCTTACCTTTAAGAATTCAATAGACAATAAAACATTAGTCGATAAATAAGCAGTCCTACCAGCAAACAACCATCCAACACTCTTCATCACCAAATGTGACAAAGGTGAAGAATATAATTAAGGAAATGAACAGAACCTTAACTTAGTCTGGGCTTTGTTTCATGACGAATAAGGTAATAATTCACAACCACACAAAGTGATACGTCATTTTAAAAATCATCACCTTGATTGACGTTATTCAAATAGGGTATAATAAGATTAAGAAAATCGTATGATAAAAAAGACCGCTAGTGCGGCTAACACTAACGGTCCGTAATAGCTCAGTTCCCTTCAAAGGGGATTGGCAAAGGGTTAGACAAATAAGCCTTCCCACAGAGCCGTTAACTCATACGTGTGGGGGCTTATTTTTTATGATCGAATGTCAACAACGCCACGATTAACATCCCGAACGAGATCATTAATGTTAACGCTTCTGTCACACTCACCATATAGGCATCACCTCCTTTCGGAAGGTGCGCCAACCCCCTATGAGTTACTAAACTACCACATGGAAATTATACCATATTTAAGGAGTATTCGTACATTTGCTTTAAGCTGAGTCTCTATCCATATTTGTAAATTAAACATCTTGAGCGATTCCATGAAAAACGGGCTTTCTGTTATTCTTGATCTCATTGCCCCTCTATGTAAAACCTTAACTTTTAATCCCCTTCTTTCTTAAAAATTAGTGACATGTAGTGCATTTGTTTAAAAGAGATTCGCTTGTCATTATAAAACATGTCAAGGTGATCAAAAAAATCCTTTTTTCATTTTAGTAAAAGAAATATTAGGCATCTTCACTCACGTTTCCCTACTAAATCGATTTCTACTCATTACTAATTATAATAATATATAAAAACCGTTAGTGTGTACTTGCACTAACGGTTTGAGTTAATTTAGCATTATACTTTTAATGAAACACAAATTGGAATAATCGTCTTTTATTAACTTATTAAATCGATTTTCCCTTGTGGTGAAATGTTTAATAAAGAAGAAGAGAACTCTAAGTAATCACTTGTAGAAAAAACTAAAATCCCCGCTACGAAACAAGAGATTAAACTTAAAATCATTAAATACCTTTTCATATTATCACCTCACTCATTTTGTGTACTTCCGTTTTAGTTTGCACAGCCTTTTTATAAAATTTCATCGCCCCTTCGTAATTCCCCCTTTCTTCAAAAACAACTCCAATTTCGTAAGATAATTCTACTACATCTGTCCATAATTGAAACTTCCCAAGTTCATCCAATAAAGAAATAATTATTGGAACCGACTGTAACTCATAACACGCATGAATCACCTTAAATTTTGTTAAAGCCTCTTTCTGTTCTTCTCTTTTAGCCCTTTCCATTCCTGATAAAAGTAATTGATGGCCTTCTTTATTTCTTTTAGCCTTATATAACGTATAAACTAATTCATATATACCTCTTACTCCTCTACTTGATTCGCTATATTCCGAAATTTTTAAAGCTTCTTCAAAATGTGTAATTGAAAGGTCATACGTCATTTGCCGTTGATAGCATAAACCTAAATTAAAATTTGCTAATGCAATAGAAAGTTTAAAGTTCCCCTCCTCCGCTTTCTTTAAAGCCGTATAATAGTATGAATAAGCTTTATCATAATGGCATAGATCTACTAAGTTAGCAGCTAAAAGCATTTCACTATTTAATTCTTTCTCCAGGTAATTTTCAAATTCTCCGAAAATTTTCAATGCTTTTTTTGCATGATTTAATGATAAAAAATGTTGCTCAATTCGATAGTATGCTTGTCCCAGGTGATAATGAAATTCTGCCTCTTCGATTGGGTCTGACACAAGTTTTAGCTTATTTTCAGCTAATTCGTAATTTTTAATTGCTTGCATAAAGTTTCTATTGTAAAAATTGTATTGTCCCGCAAAAAAATAATAATAATATTCTATTATTGTATCTGTTTGATTAATATTTTGTTCTTCAAAATAATTTAAATCATCCTTCAAGTCGTGGATGTTCCTTATCATCATTTTGTGTCGGAAGTCTAAGAGGGTGAAATATATCACCAAATTTTGATTTTCTTCCATAAACGGCAAGGTCTGTTCAATTTCATTTTTAATTTCTACAGCTTTTTTAACATTATGCTGTACAATCATGCTATACCATTCATTGAGCATTTCAGCTACGTTTTCGGATGCTATTTTTTCTATCAAAATTCCTTCATCCTCTCCTTGAATATACACTTCCCCACTCTTTTTTCTATTTAATGTCATTTTACTACATATTCCATCATTTACAACCACTATTTGTATAATAAAAGTTTTAAATTTTTGTGACATTCAATGCTTCTTTTTGCATTAAATTTTAAATTTCTTACTAATGCTATTTAGGTATACTAAGGTGAATTTTACGAATGACTATCAGATAGGAGAAGTAACGTGGAAATTTTGAAGAAGTTTATGGCTTGTAAAAAATTATGGCTTAATTAGGTTCAGCGATTTAATTCAATGTCACATGTGCCATTTATTCACTTAAATCAAGGATTATCCCAGTTATTTTTCGTTTTTCATCGTTCCCTTCCTCATATCCCAAATATGTCATAAAAAAATTCCAATCATTAGTTTAATTTTTCGGTTAATTGACATACTAACCATAAGGTTATAAGGGGGTGAGACAGATGGCAAATAACAACAATAATAATAACAACAGAAACAACCGTAATAACAACAATAATAACAATAACAACCTAAACGTAAACAATGTAAATGAAGAGTTTGCAAATGAGAATGATGCCCAAGATGTAAACAACCGAAATAACCGCAACAATCGTAACAACAGAAATAACCGTAATAACAACAACTAATACCTAGCAAAAGAAAAGGCGTTCAGCCTAAGGCTGGACGCTTTTTCTCTCTCAAGATAACTGTACTCTTCTGATTGGAATCGTTATTTAGTCAGCTACAGCTATGGCTTCAATCTCAATTAACAATTCGTCTTTAATCAGCTTACTCACTTCTACAGCCGAGCTTGCTGGTGGATTTGTTGTATTAATGTACTGATCTCGGATTTCTCTGACGGCCATCATCTGGGATATATCCGTTAAAAAGAACGTTAATTTTATGACGTCATCAAAAGTTAATCCGGCTGCTTTTAATGCTAAGTCAATATTTTTAAACACCTGTTTTGTTTGTTCGGCTAAATTACCAATCCCAACAACTTGTCCATTCTCATCAAGAGCTATTTGTCCTGAGATATAAATAGTCCGTGAATGTCTAGCATCGACTACGTGGGTGTATCCTGCTGTTTTCGGCATGTTTTCTGGATTGAGAAACTTTTTTGTCATTGGCTTTTTATCCTCCTTTTACCAGTAGTTCCTTCGTTTTTATCACCAACTCGTTCGTTTACTGTACGTGTGATTTTCTAAAAATAATTTGCTAAATCTCCAATATTTTATGGTCTTTTATTACTATAAAGGGATATTTTGTTTTTTACAATGATTAAGTATGTTATTAAAATAAGAGGATAGCTCAAGATAAACTTAATAATAAAAACCCGGCAAAATGCCAGGTCTTTAAGAGTTGCTTAACAAGATCTCTTTTAAAAACGGATCATCCAGCCACTCGTTTAGCTGTCCTGTGGAGAATCCTTTTGAAACATTGAGGTCAATAAGCGTTCCACCAGAATAGCCGAAAGATGCCGACCTGTCTGCTATTGTATCAGGTCCTTTTTCTAGGACATTCTTCAGCTTTTTCAACATGCTTTGAAAGCTTTTTTCCAAGTCGCTTTTCGGATCAGCCGCCGCTTCAATCACTCGATCAAGTCGTTCGTTTCCTCCTACGATCTCACCATTTTCATTCAAGGTGACATCTGACAAGGTCAACCCAGTGGTTGTGTTCAAAAACTCATTCACATGCCATTTTTCGTATGCGTCTTTATTTAACGGTGTACCGTTTTGTTCACCGATCAGCTCCGTGTGGTTTAAAAGGCGCGCACCGAACCGTTTATCGCTGTCATTTAAGACAGATTCGATTTGTGCTTTTTTTTGTTCGTCTTGAATGCCTTCAACTGTAATGTGGTTATTTCCGTCAACATGCAAAGTCAGATTTTCGTGTTGGGAAAGGGAGATTCCGCTCTCTCGCAAAACCTCATCGATCTGGCTGTTTAGACGTTGCCTATCCATATAAAGATTGTAAATTTCAAATTGAACACCATTCATTTGTGACCGTACTGTCGGTGCGTTATTTTGGGCTGCTTCAGCAGCCTGCTTGCTGATGGAGAGGGTGTCTTTTTGTCTGATCACCTGCGATTGTGAACCTTTTGTTTCCGAACTCTTCTTGGCTACCAACTGTAGCAGTTGGTCTGAATAAAGCGAATACTTAACACTATCTCTAATATTCATGGGAGCTCCTTTCATGGTAATTTAATCATATTATGTTGTTTTTTATATCGGCTGATATTTAATTCTGTTTACCACCCGTATGTTGAATCGTATTGGTAATTAAACTTTAGTTGAGGTGATCTCCATGTTGAACTGCTCCAAGCAAGTGAGTAGTACCTGACATTCCACGTTGTTTTGACGGGGAGTGCAAGTTCAGGCTTTATGTCCGGAAACAATGTTCCACCTGAAACCGAGGTATGCCAGACTCCTTCTTCCTTGTTTAGCACTTCTCTATATGTGTGGCCTAGACTCGGAGAAATGGTCCCCTCAGCGGAAATGCTTCTCACAACCGCTCCGTTAGGAATAGCAGAGACATTTGCAAGATTGACAGTGGCTACTGGTGACACGACTCCTTGTCCAGGACTTGAAATGGATGACGGGGACAGACTCGCTGTATAAGTACCGCTTTTCATTCTGTCGATAAATTCAAGCCTGTAAAATCCCCATCCGTCATATGACCCATCTTTAGACATGACGACAGCAATGTACCTGCCTGTCTCTGGAACATCCAAACGGATGATCTCGTTTTGGTTTCCTGTTCTCTCAGAAGATCCTACGGCAGGGTAGCCGAATGAATCCTTAAATAAATATAAATCATAGTCTGTATTTGCTGGGATGTTCTTTAGGTGAATGGCAAGCTGCTCTCCCTTGGTGGCATAAAACTTGTAATAATCCCTATCGCTTTCACTATGAATCGTTGCAGAAATCGTCTTGTATTTCCACAGTCCTAAATCATAAGCTTCAGCAAAAGAATTGTTCGGTTCATACTCGTCTTCATAAACATTTGCCGATACCGAGATTGCCGAAATCGCCATCAAAAATAAACTGACCATTAACAGAAACAAACTTTTTTTCATTTGCTCTTGCCTCCCATTTATTTTATCACCAAAAAGGAACTCCCTTCCTTATATCGGTAACAAAAATGGAAAGTTAAAGAAAATATTATAAAATTATAGAATTTTTGTATGTGATTTGTTTATTCCTTTGTCATTTCACCCTCTGTCGGCTCTGCTTTCTTCATTTACCACCCTTTTTTATAATGTTTATATTTTCTTCGGTCGTTACTTTGCTAAATATGTAAAGGTTAGCGAAGTTCAAAAATAAGAATACATAATTTCCGACATTTGTGATGCTAGCCACTTAGCCCCAAAAATCTTATTCCATCGCTCATTACACAAAAGAATAGGATACTTAGATATAGAGATTACTAAGATAAAGCTAAGCTTCAATCAGTGGGGGTTTTACTGCTCCCTTAAGTATTGGATAAACATTTATCGTCATCTTTACCCCAGTACATAAAAAGAAGCCGCTCTAAAAAAGAGCGACTTCCATAACTATTCATATATATGTATATCCACCATTATAATTATTTGGTGGAGACGGTGGGAATCGAACCCACGTCCAGAGATAACGATACTTAAGCGTCTACGAGCGTAGTTAGTTTATTAGACATTCGCCATCACGTCAGCCAACTAGCAGGCTTCTATGAGGCTAACCTGATTAATCTCTTCCAATCCTCCTCAGGTGGTGGATTCAAGGCGTATCCCACTATAAGTGAGTCCCTGATCCTTCACATGGGCGATGAAGGGAGGAACCGCTAGCAGGGTTTTTACGCCGCTGCTAAAGCGAAGTTGTTATCTTCTTTGCCAACTATAGGCGATGGGCGTTTTATACGAGGACACCCAGCTCGACTCGCAACTTAAGCTCGACCTACCCCTGTCGAATCCAGAACGTCCCCATATAAGAGAACGTTAAGGGTATAAGTCATTATTCAGTTCCTTAACGGTAATTACTATTATAACATATAGAGGCTGTTGGTCAAATGGTAAGCTTCGCCAGCTTATCTCCCGAGTTGATTATCTTTAAAAGCTCGCTGGATTTCACGTTTTGCATCTTTTTGCTTCAAGTCTTCTCGCTTATCATACTTTTTCTTCCCTTTTCCGAGTCCAATTAATACTTTTGCCACACCGTTTTTAATATAAATTTTCAATGGAACGAGTGTATAGCCTTTTTGCTGAGTAAGTCCAATTAATTGACTTATTTGTTTGCGGTGAAGTAAAAGTTTACGTGTTCGTACTGGCTCATGGTTATAACGGTTTCCTTGCTCATATGGACTAATGTGTAGATTATGAAGCCATGCTTCTCCCTGTGCCACGCGTGCAAATGAATCTTTCATGTTGACGCGTCTGTTACGAATCGACTTTATTTCTGTTCCAGTAAGAACCATACCAGCTTCATATGTTTCTTCAATATGATAGTCATGACGTGCTTTTTTATTTTGTGCGATGAGTTTTCCTTCTGTTGCCATCGTTATTGCATCCTTTCCGATCCTCGTGACATTCATAATACCAAATTTCGGTGATAGCTTCAATTTGTTTCAGGGAAATCTTTATTCTTTAACATTAAACTTTTGATAGTGATTTCAGCAACTCCCTCATAGTTTTCAGCAGTAAACTCTTGTTTTTACGCATATCCCCCTCGTTCTTACGCATCGCCTTCCAATTTTTCAGCATTAAACTTCCGTATTTCCGCATCTCTCGAATGAGTTAGCGACTCCTCCTTATTTTCCATCAGTAAATTCCTTTTTTCACGCACCTAACCTCTCTTTTTACGCATCTTCTTCGCACCAATCTCACTCTTATTTCAACCCTTTAATCCTTAAAAAGAGCTCACCTCAAGAGGTGAGCTCTCACTTACACTATTTCTTCTTTTTCTTACCTTTTAGGCGTTTGCTTTTTGGAGCATTTTCGTAGAAAGCTTTTTTCTTACGTTTTTTCTTTCGACCAGAATACTCTTTCTCTTTATCGTCCTGCTTTTTACGCTTGCGGCTACCGCCTTCGATGACGCGTGGAGCGTCTTGTTTGCGTGCTTTTCGCGGTTTCATCCCTACAACTTCAAAGTCAATTGCTCGTTCGTCGACATTTACGTTAGTGACACGGACTTCAATCTCATCCCCAATACGGAAAACATTGCCGGTCCGTTCGCCAATCATAGCGTAACGTTTTTCATCGTAATGGTAGTAATCGTCAGTGAGATAGCTGACATGAACGAGACCTTCAATTGTATTCGGAAGTTCTACGAATAGACCAAAGTTTGTCACGCCGCTAATAATCCCATCGTATTCTTGCCCAACTTTATCTTCCATGTATTGAACCTTTTTCAGCTCGTCCGTTTCTCGTGAAGCGTCCTCTGCCCGTCGTTCCATTTCGGATGAATGGCCTGTTAATTCAGGAAGCTTTTCACTCCATTTCTCTATCGTGTCGTCGTCTGTTTTCCCTTCAATAAGATAGGTTCTAATGAGACGGTGAACAATTAAGTCAGGATACCGTCGAATAGGTGATGTGAAATGTGTATAGAAATCTGCCGATAAACCGAAATGTCCTGCATTTTGTGGGTCGTAGCGTGCTTGTTTCATGGAGCGAAGCATCACTTGACTGATTACCGCTTCCTCTGGCTCTCCTTTTACTTGTTGGAGAAGTTCCTGAAGGGCCCGCGGATGAATCTCATTCCCTTTTCCTTTCACCACGTACCCGAAGTTGGTAATGAATTCGAGAAATTGGTTTAATTTATCTTCATCTGGATCTTCATGAATCCGGTAAACAAACGGTGTTTTCATCCAATGAAAATGCTCTGCCACTGTTTCGTTCGCCGCTAACATAAATTCTTCAATTAGCCGCTCAGCTACTGACCGATCGCGGAGTACGACATCGGTGGGCGTCCCCTCATCATTAACAAGCACTTTTGCTTCTTTGAAGTCAAAGTCGATGGCGCCACGGGAAAAGCGTTTCTTTCGTAGAATTTCTGCTAACTCTTCCATATCTTTAAAAAACGGGATGAGTGATTCATATCGTTTTTTCACATCGTCATCTTCGTCTAGTAATATTTTTCTCACATCTGTGTAAGTCATCCGTTCATTTGTCCTAATAACACTTTGGTAAATGTCATGGTTGACAACTTCCCCATTCGCTGAGATTTCCATATCACATGATAAGGTCAGACGGTCCACTTGCGGGTTAAGTGAGCAGATTCCGTTGGATAAACGGTGAGGAATCATGGGAATGACTCTGTCAACTAAATAACAGCTTGTAGCGCGATCGTAGGCTTCCACATCAATTGGCGAACCTTCTTTGACATAATGGCTCACGTCAGCGATATGAACACCTAATAGATAATTTCCATTATCTAATTTTTTCACTTGAACCGCATCGTCTAAATCTTTGGCATCAGCCCCATCAATTGTCACAATTGTTTCTTCACGTAAATCTCTACGATCTTTTAAGTCTTCTTCAGCTATTTCGTCTGGAACATCATTGGCCTGATCAAGGGCGTCCTGTGGAAATTCGCCAGGTAGTCCATGTTTATGGATAACTGAAAGGATATCAACGCCTGGGTCATTTTTATGTCCAAGAACTTTAATAACATGACCTTCAGCACTCATCCGATTTTCAGGATGTTTCGTTATTTCAACAAGAACCTTGTGGCCATCAACAGCTCCTAGTTCCTGCCCTTTCGGAATTAAAATATCTGCGGGGATACGTTTATCATCTGATACAACAACGCCGTAATGTTTATCATCCACATACGTGCCAACTGTTTGAGTCACCCCTCGTTGTAAAATGCGGATAATCGTTCCTTCTGGTCGCGCCCCATTTGATTTTCTCTGTAACCTCACGAGAACTTTATCTTTATTCATGGCGTTGTTCATTTCAGTACCCGCGATAAAAATATCATCCATCCCCTCCTCGGTTTTTACGAAGGCAAATCCTTTTGGATGCATAATAACTTCACCGCGGAAAAGATCCATTTTTTCAGGTAGTCCATACCGATTTGTTCGCGTACGAACAATATCACCTTGTGCTTCGAGTTCATTTAATGTTTTAACGAATTCTTTAAATTTGCTGGAATCTTCAAGGCCAAACGCCTCTT
The genomic region above belongs to Bacillus sp. A301a_S52 and contains:
- a CDS encoding histidine phosphatase family protein, with amino-acid sequence MRIALIRHGESHHRDDSPATKAQLSRWINTYNQSGVRETEIFPSDTIKAITMSSFIVTSNLKRAIDSATLLKPDSNKRNESLFREVELPVPYFIPSWLKMSPAIWLVLLRCLWFVGVTKGCESLREAETRAEKEAAKLISYAEKEGSVVLVGHGVFNRLIAKELRKKGWCGHKKTKTAYWSCSTYDK
- a CDS encoding nuclear transport factor 2 family protein; this encodes MTYQSGLKTYIEATNSHQFEKVAHVLHPEALYWFTDETCATHDAIQHYFEQAWEKVKDEVYEAVDVTWLTATNTTAVCTYTYKYQGYVEGRFVTGSGRATNVFVVDENGAWKLIHEHLSPLP
- a CDS encoding tetratricopeptide repeat protein, which gives rise to MAEIDFFNILSLTLFALALYYFTHLFNHTSNKNYLFLIAIAIITVLGYFNVMNLYILNISACIIAFGGFLFEKRRIWLYLAFCYLSYTIFLYFHSLTWYDVFYYVSLVIKIIKIFFVIRLLNELYKEPLPHKQIIRQRNKFERMSNKSKITYLNRLLKDTPERGNYLVRANVYKAMGNYTAAEADYRQVIDLSPSHFSGYFNIALLYMDQKDYNEAIVQFNKALELAKGNDKARIYFNKAMSYYHLGNYQKALQDIKKSQKKFPGDVDIFILRARLFLAMGHLHKALTEARTALTKIQQYELDNKEEIKAKTLVLYAELLAKQDKKTSTNKSDKKIIKMITEARQLGFSEEKLKDIYHLKPYL
- a CDS encoding tetratricopeptide repeat protein, which encodes MSQKFKTFIIQIVVVNDGICSKMTLNRKKSGEVYIQGEDEGILIEKIASENVAEMLNEWYSMIVQHNVKKAVEIKNEIEQTLPFMEENQNLVIYFTLLDFRHKMMIRNIHDLKDDLNYFEEQNINQTDTIIEYYYYFFAGQYNFYNRNFMQAIKNYELAENKLKLVSDPIEEAEFHYHLGQAYYRIEQHFLSLNHAKKALKIFGEFENYLEKELNSEMLLAANLVDLCHYDKAYSYYYTALKKAEEGNFKLSIALANFNLGLCYQRQMTYDLSITHFEEALKISEYSESSRGVRGIYELVYTLYKAKRNKEGHQLLLSGMERAKREEQKEALTKFKVIHACYELQSVPIIISLLDELGKFQLWTDVVELSYEIGVVFEERGNYEGAMKFYKKAVQTKTEVHKMSEVII
- a CDS encoding RidA family protein codes for the protein MTKKFLNPENMPKTAGYTHVVDARHSRTIYISGQIALDENGQVVGIGNLAEQTKQVFKNIDLALKAAGLTFDDVIKLTFFLTDISQMMAVREIRDQYINTTNPPASSAVEVSKLIKDELLIEIEAIAVAD
- a CDS encoding DUF4885 family protein, yielding MNIRDSVKYSLYSDQLLQLVAKKSSETKGSQSQVIRQKDTLSISKQAAEAAQNNAPTVRSQMNGVQFEIYNLYMDRQRLNSQIDEVLRESGISLSQHENLTLHVDGNNHITVEGIQDEQKKAQIESVLNDSDKRFGARLLNHTELIGEQNGTPLNKDAYEKWHVNEFLNTTTGLTLSDVTLNENGEIVGGNERLDRVIEAAADPKSDLEKSFQSMLKKLKNVLEKGPDTIADRSASFGYSGGTLIDLNVSKGFSTGQLNEWLDDPFLKEILLSNS
- a CDS encoding PPC domain-containing protein → MKKSLFLLMVSLFLMAISAISVSANVYEDEYEPNNSFAEAYDLGLWKYKTISATIHSESDRDYYKFYATKGEQLAIHLKNIPANTDYDLYLFKDSFGYPAVGSSERTGNQNEIIRLDVPETGRYIAVVMSKDGSYDGWGFYRLEFIDRMKSGTYTASLSPSSISSPGQGVVSPVATVNLANVSAIPNGAVVRSISAEGTISPSLGHTYREVLNKEEGVWHTSVSGGTLFPDIKPELALPVKTTWNVRYYSLAWSSSTWRSPQLKFNYQYDSTYGW
- the smpB gene encoding SsrA-binding protein SmpB: MATEGKLIAQNKKARHDYHIEETYEAGMVLTGTEIKSIRNRRVNMKDSFARVAQGEAWLHNLHISPYEQGNRYNHEPVRTRKLLLHRKQISQLIGLTQQKGYTLVPLKIYIKNGVAKVLIGLGKGKKKYDKREDLKQKDAKREIQRAFKDNQLGR
- the rnr gene encoding ribonuclease R, whose protein sequence is MTTDTTKEGILHYMKHDADKPLSIKEMEEAFGLEDSSKFKEFVKTLNELEAQGDIVRTRTNRYGLPEKMDLFRGEVIMHPKGFAFVKTEEGMDDIFIAGTEMNNAMNKDKVLVRLQRKSNGARPEGTIIRILQRGVTQTVGTYVDDKHYGVVVSDDKRIPADILIPKGQELGAVDGHKVLVEITKHPENRMSAEGHVIKVLGHKNDPGVDILSVIHKHGLPGEFPQDALDQANDVPDEIAEEDLKDRRDLREETIVTIDGADAKDLDDAVQVKKLDNGNYLLGVHIADVSHYVKEGSPIDVEAYDRATSCYLVDRVIPMIPHRLSNGICSLNPQVDRLTLSCDMEISANGEVVNHDIYQSVIRTNERMTYTDVRKILLDEDDDVKKRYESLIPFFKDMEELAEILRKKRFSRGAIDFDFKEAKVLVNDEGTPTDVVLRDRSVAERLIEEFMLAANETVAEHFHWMKTPFVYRIHEDPDEDKLNQFLEFITNFGYVVKGKGNEIHPRALQELLQQVKGEPEEAVISQVMLRSMKQARYDPQNAGHFGLSADFYTHFTSPIRRYPDLIVHRLIRTYLIEGKTDDDTIEKWSEKLPELTGHSSEMERRAEDASRETDELKKVQYMEDKVGQEYDGIISGVTNFGLFVELPNTIEGLVHVSYLTDDYYHYDEKRYAMIGERTGNVFRIGDEIEVRVTNVNVDERAIDFEVVGMKPRKARKQDAPRVIEGGSRKRKKQDDKEKEYSGRKKKRKKKAFYENAPKSKRLKGKKKKK